The following are encoded together in the bacterium genome:
- a CDS encoding VWA domain-containing protein, with amino-acid sequence MMLTGEFRWAYPIAFFLLFLIPGIFLLVRYFNRKKRGIKFPAFSIVHQLTKDPHQYYRHIPIILRILVVLLMIVVLARPQSETRSVNREIKSLDIMLVLDLSESMRAYDIRPNRLSVAKKVLEQFISKRPDDRFGLIVFSGTPLTLSPLTMDHGSILSQLNAVHTNTIGVEGTAMGEALLMAVNRLLDYRASANTMDSLPGVCRVSPSMKRVKISPEAIISRQKYHGQPARRMPGEPVDFYRGPEVKRDQERTPAEPHRQVIILATDGVNNRGVQPALAAKIISEKKMKLYTIGLGGEKLVLRYERDFDGKRVPLYDVYGRAQYWDKPDELILEKLAVLGSGKYFHAHSKAAFERVMNAIDGLEKNIVSLKRNSVFSEMYFWVLCAALLLLVTEAVLRTTRFYSAMF; translated from the coding sequence ATGATGCTGACCGGGGAATTTCGCTGGGCCTATCCTATTGCATTTTTTCTTTTGTTTCTTATTCCCGGCATATTTTTGCTGGTTCGATATTTTAACCGAAAAAAACGCGGGATTAAATTCCCGGCATTTTCGATTGTTCATCAACTTACCAAAGATCCCCACCAATATTATCGTCATATTCCGATTATTTTACGCATTCTGGTGGTTTTGTTGATGATTGTTGTTCTTGCCAGACCGCAGAGTGAAACGAGGTCTGTTAATCGGGAGATTAAGAGTCTGGATATTATGCTGGTGCTGGATCTTTCAGAAAGTATGCGCGCATACGATATCCGACCCAACCGTCTAAGTGTCGCCAAAAAAGTTTTAGAACAATTTATAAGTAAACGTCCTGATGATCGTTTCGGGCTGATTGTTTTTTCCGGAACACCGCTCACCCTTTCGCCGTTGACCATGGATCACGGCAGCATTTTAAGTCAGCTCAATGCGGTGCATACCAACACCATTGGAGTGGAGGGGACGGCCATGGGGGAAGCGTTGTTGATGGCGGTGAATCGACTGCTTGATTATCGTGCTAGCGCGAACACGATGGACAGCCTGCCCGGCGTATGCCGGGTAAGTCCATCGATGAAGCGAGTGAAAATATCGCCAGAGGCGATCATCTCCCGACAAAAATACCACGGGCAGCCTGCCCGGCGTATGCCGGGTGAGCCCGTGGATTTTTATCGGGGACCGGAAGTCAAGCGGGACCAAGAACGTACACCTGCTGAACCGCACCGGCAGGTTATTATTTTGGCAACGGATGGCGTGAATAATAGAGGTGTTCAACCTGCGCTTGCTGCAAAAATTATTTCCGAGAAAAAAATGAAATTATATACCATCGGGTTGGGAGGGGAAAAACTGGTTTTGCGATATGAACGGGATTTTGACGGAAAACGTGTTCCTCTTTATGACGTTTATGGCAGGGCGCAATATTGGGATAAACCGGATGAACTGATCTTGGAAAAATTGGCGGTTTTGGGAAGTGGTAAATATTTTCATGCACATAGCAAGGCAGCGTTTGAGCGCGTTATGAACGCCATTGACGGGCTGGAAAAAAATATTGTGTCGCTGAAACGGAACAGTGTTTTTTCCGAGATGTATTTTTGGGTGCTGTGTGCAGCTCTTTTGTTGTTGGTCACGGAGGCGGTTTTGAGAACAACTCGTTTTTATTCGGCGATGTTTTGA
- a CDS encoding BatD family protein, whose amino-acid sequence MIRIVFSNNILKITATMLLLLVAVLPGTAAAEEYFRAHISNPSPNLGDALQYTIEVMTAGEKQYSPDITPPDLKRYFQVGEIIGRSSVSILNGKTHIVNFKEVNLVANRKGEFSIPPAQIELIDSGTNQRIIRKTNSITMLVNEATGETALPTPTPEIDVLKPVKKSAHISLSQWLPFAIGIALIILNFIIMYYLKHRPEPKLADPEPVDPRTPEQRAYDELEDALKLKAAGKIDEFYTSLSMILRRYMAGTFGFKAEEATTREMISEMEKLEFKPDFLEQYRGYFMECDKVKFANVAPTPDNVEAAAPKVKELIKHPEKRAEPEPVIDEEISGEEQTFENEKETEKVE is encoded by the coding sequence ATGATCCGGATTGTTTTTTCAAACAATATACTTAAGATAACAGCAACGATGCTATTGTTGCTGGTGGCTGTCCTGCCCGGGACAGCAGCGGCGGAAGAATATTTCAGAGCGCATATCAGTAATCCATCACCCAATTTGGGTGATGCTCTTCAATATACAATTGAAGTCATGACAGCTGGAGAAAAACAATATTCGCCGGATATTACCCCGCCTGATTTAAAGCGGTATTTTCAAGTCGGGGAAATAATTGGACGTTCTTCCGTCAGCATTTTAAATGGAAAAACCCATATTGTGAATTTTAAGGAAGTCAATCTGGTCGCCAATCGCAAAGGGGAATTCAGCATTCCGCCTGCACAAATTGAATTGATTGATTCGGGCACCAATCAAAGGATTATTCGGAAAACAAATTCAATTACCATGCTTGTCAATGAAGCGACCGGTGAAACAGCGTTGCCGACGCCAACACCTGAAATTGATGTTCTCAAGCCTGTAAAAAAATCTGCACACATATCATTGAGTCAGTGGCTTCCGTTTGCGATTGGCATTGCGTTGATTATTCTTAATTTTATCATTATGTATTACCTTAAACATCGGCCCGAACCCAAACTCGCGGACCCGGAACCGGTTGATCCGCGCACACCTGAGCAACGTGCGTATGATGAGTTGGAAGATGCGTTGAAGCTCAAAGCAGCGGGGAAAATCGATGAGTTTTACACATCTTTATCCATGATTTTGCGCCGTTATATGGCAGGGACGTTTGGTTTTAAAGCGGAAGAGGCGACCACCCGGGAAATGATTTCTGAAATGGAAAAACTCGAGTTCAAACCGGATTTTCTTGAGCAGTATCGTGGCTATTTCATGGAATGTGATAAAGTGAAATTTGCCAATGTGGCACCCACGCCGGACAACGTTGAAGCAGCGGCCCCCAAAGTGAAGGAACTTATTAAACATCCTGAAAAACGGGCCGAACCTGAACCGGTCATTGATGAAGAAATTTCCGGCGAGGAGCAAACATTCGAAAATGAAAAAGAAACCGAGAAAGTTGAATGA
- a CDS encoding extracellular solute-binding protein: MGTTILKKIAWFGTIVIILSGFVGGMLPQSTFAKEKPAKKITFWHYWSDYQNFLEEMASRYQLETGVEVEFQLFSSRGRDYWNKVQAAAQANRLPDLLGLADDPELLARYIKAGKILDISKAMQGSNHEWEYSFFPRTVNALYFPEYNIYNVKGGRHWGVPLSAMNIQIFYNRTLFEKAGLDPDNPPKTWDEFIQAGHQLRKIGIAPMVCGFGDLWVNQTFFRIYAWPILGKDKIRSLYVGEAPYTTPECRQILDYFVELRDKGFFYPGVAALSNKDAEVIFAHDRAGMMMNGSWAVNVFKQMNPKLDFGVMSFPVPKTAQYPMYTIGGLGRAAAITTNSNRSKEALAFLQWLTAQPQQERWARVPSGFPALIKAQDSVNPLLQPFVVKMKDLAPNLYLEERREVLEVLSKGMQLILIADSDPESVLQAVQKMKKKLK, translated from the coding sequence ATGGGTACAACTATTTTAAAAAAAATTGCTTGGTTTGGAACGATAGTAATTATTTTATCAGGTTTTGTTGGTGGTATGCTGCCACAGTCGACCTTTGCAAAAGAAAAACCGGCAAAAAAAATAACATTTTGGCACTATTGGTCTGATTATCAAAATTTTCTTGAAGAAATGGCCAGTCGCTATCAACTGGAGACCGGGGTTGAAGTTGAATTTCAACTTTTTTCATCGCGCGGCCGCGACTATTGGAACAAAGTTCAGGCAGCAGCGCAGGCCAATCGTTTGCCGGATTTGTTGGGGTTGGCGGATGATCCGGAGCTTTTAGCGCGTTATATTAAAGCGGGGAAAATACTCGATATTTCAAAAGCAATGCAGGGCAGTAACCACGAATGGGAATACTCCTTTTTCCCCCGCACAGTCAATGCACTTTATTTTCCTGAATATAATATTTACAACGTAAAAGGCGGACGACACTGGGGTGTGCCGTTATCAGCAATGAATATTCAAATATTTTATAATCGGACATTATTTGAGAAGGCGGGGTTGGATCCCGACAATCCACCAAAAACTTGGGATGAATTCATTCAGGCCGGGCATCAACTTCGGAAAATAGGGATTGCTCCCATGGTCTGTGGTTTTGGAGATCTTTGGGTAAACCAGACATTTTTTAGGATTTATGCATGGCCGATTTTGGGGAAGGATAAAATTCGCAGTTTGTATGTCGGCGAGGCACCTTATACAACACCGGAATGCCGTCAGATTTTAGATTATTTTGTCGAATTGCGCGATAAAGGATTTTTTTATCCAGGCGTGGCAGCTTTATCCAATAAGGATGCTGAAGTTATTTTCGCCCATGATCGTGCCGGGATGATGATGAACGGATCGTGGGCAGTGAATGTTTTCAAGCAAATGAACCCTAAATTGGATTTTGGTGTGATGAGTTTTCCTGTTCCCAAAACAGCCCAGTATCCTATGTATACAATCGGTGGATTAGGAAGGGCTGCCGCGATTACGACAAATTCAAACCGCTCTAAAGAGGCATTGGCATTTTTACAATGGTTGACCGCCCAACCGCAACAGGAACGTTGGGCGAGAGTTCCCAGCGGTTTTCCGGCACTCATCAAGGCGCAGGATTCAGTCAATCCTCTTTTGCAACCCTTTGTTGTTAAAATGAAGGATTTAGCACCGAATTTGTATCTTGAGGAACGGCGTGAAGTTCTGGAAGTTCTCAGCAAGGGGATGCAATTGATTTTGATTGCTGATAGCGATCCGGAAAGTGTGCTGCAAGCTGTGCAAAAGATGAAGAAAAAATTGAAATAA
- a CDS encoding extracellular solute-binding protein, giving the protein MKNILKFFVIGLFITSIAGGFVGCAPKEGQVEQMTVTVWHWWGDQQPMLKKMAADYEEESGVKVKMMLIGSDYFKKLQASAAAKTLPDIIGLAGGGDLLARYINADRIYELTEELNKNNGEWRKTFFPRALEAFFYEAGNAYKVKDDSFWGIPLTVMNIQIYYHKDMFVKAGLDPEKPPKTWGEFLEISEKLNAAGISPFVAGLSEPWIDYTFFNAYCWTYLGKENMKKLYTGELPYTNDGCLKAMQRVVDMRVHKILYPGTINMNNKTAEINFANKKAAMMLNGSWAVNVYQGIASDELELGVFPFPKPVDAEYPMYLFGGVGKGVAVTTSSEYPEEAIAFLKWFVDKDRQSQLAKESKQIPANSDSLSQIDPLLKGFAQGMTRLNPDIKLEEKNEVREILSKGLQSIILGEVIPQNVLQKAREEKEKIMKKK; this is encoded by the coding sequence ATGAAGAACATTTTAAAGTTTTTCGTAATTGGGTTGTTTATAACAAGTATTGCAGGTGGGTTCGTTGGGTGCGCGCCCAAGGAAGGCCAGGTAGAGCAAATGACTGTTACGGTCTGGCACTGGTGGGGAGACCAACAGCCCATGCTAAAAAAAATGGCTGCCGACTATGAAGAAGAAAGCGGCGTCAAAGTCAAAATGATGTTAATCGGGTCGGATTATTTCAAGAAACTGCAAGCTTCAGCAGCAGCCAAGACATTGCCGGATATTATTGGTTTGGCAGGCGGTGGCGATCTCTTGGCGCGTTACATCAACGCAGACCGTATTTATGAGCTTACCGAAGAGTTGAACAAGAACAATGGTGAATGGCGTAAGACTTTTTTTCCTCGGGCATTGGAAGCTTTTTTCTATGAGGCGGGAAATGCATACAAAGTCAAGGATGATTCTTTTTGGGGCATTCCGCTCACTGTAATGAATATTCAGATATACTATCACAAAGATATGTTTGTAAAAGCCGGCTTGGATCCTGAGAAGCCTCCCAAGACATGGGGTGAGTTTTTAGAAATCAGTGAGAAACTTAATGCAGCCGGTATTTCACCGTTTGTCGCCGGTTTGAGCGAACCCTGGATTGATTATACCTTTTTTAATGCGTATTGCTGGACCTATTTAGGGAAAGAGAACATGAAAAAATTATATACCGGTGAATTGCCGTATACCAATGACGGCTGCCTCAAGGCAATGCAGCGGGTGGTTGACATGCGTGTGCATAAAATTCTTTATCCGGGAACGATTAACATGAATAACAAGACTGCTGAAATTAATTTTGCCAACAAAAAAGCGGCCATGATGCTCAATGGGTCATGGGCGGTCAATGTATACCAGGGAATTGCATCGGATGAATTGGAGCTGGGTGTTTTTCCCTTTCCAAAACCCGTCGATGCCGAGTATCCCATGTATTTATTCGGCGGTGTCGGCAAAGGCGTTGCCGTTACTACAAGTTCTGAGTATCCGGAAGAAGCAATTGCATTCTTGAAATGGTTTGTGGACAAGGATCGCCAATCACAACTGGCGAAAGAATCCAAGCAGATTCCGGCCAATTCAGACTCGCTTAGTCAGATTGATCCTTTGCTCAAAGGGTTTGCCCAGGGGATGACACGTCTGAATCCGGATATCAAGCTTGAAGAGAAAAATGAAGTGCGGGAAATTTTATCCAAAGGGCTGCAAAGTATTATTTTGGGAGAAGTCATTCCTCAGAATGTTTTGCAAAAAGCCAGAGAAGAAAAAGAAAAAATAATGAAGAAAAAATAA
- a CDS encoding DUF6259 domain-containing protein gives MRKSLPFALFFLLILLGNLTFLQEGEARSLAIFDVQHTSTEKWRDTWDNGVPSGAKFEIKDGIAHIVGTEREKNYGVVYRYVDWNLDKYPFLEINVTGCTPNADWFLLIENHDLTNGYLKLQEDNHQIGKFAYNVREATGLKGVRRVRIEIGITTGERPGNIDLSMKMSGLKFVSSSRGKIIEIDSQIEMDSDVTLQTELLGWENRWKSGQSSGAFLSKQSGGKLRITGENKTKEYGSVFKELEIDFSQYSKLEVVVFELNASLYMVLEGKQFRGGYYRIKPEINKPGSYIFDFSEDLGYLKGEQKFIFTLGVTTGNPAIPVKDYRADFYSVKFIGKKNIKLVAGIIPSQLIQPPPPLVMPQAISKTNLAACFTGSKGYLDQGGIIKLFGQKYRVSKLREDKSSPEIKEDDKMITIENNCYQVVLDRATGTFQSIQDKTNKSEVSMGSEHSYLWRVMFKKGDFQNAKEFLSSRNSGFSYKWLDEKNTLKMVYRSGKSIMTFFLVFSDHNYFDLTATFQNNGRKIVTAVDIPRICLDYRKLEYLYLPYAMGVRFNQKFFKGKRQWKTTYPLLFSDFVNWSLDDGGKFSSYLLWRDQPIKPTRINIGYSPAKGECGIYEHGWATYIKPGDAWASQPLRMVVGEKIEQALKRYRHENGLDQTSRLVDKLGKSLFDKVRKGVLLKISLDMNRDFDHVASYFKELPYGTIVHYVTWWLEGFDKHMPDFWPVNPTFGTNQDFKKNIALAKKHDLVLMPYTNNTFWNVSPTLSRSGGPKAVASKNFKNEAVFEVYASGGKGWATSPRHPAVRRAGDRIAEKFFNEYKIDMLFLDQIGARFIDYDMNSSLRHPNDYAQGWYENCFENVKSGPLLTEQGYDRIVPLMSAFCGMASYTFPKSLDYNIWWGEGSWEYFPIAQYLSHENVLYYHHNLAHEVFCDSHEKITFYLAHGYNMFNGRWVSEWHDQKKWFQLADQLQKHVVSKYVGKPLLNYEQIRSHHLIWSAYPDLGILANLSELDEYPVLNHTVARNGFIATDRKGTFLAGRFTRLYGFDLGEPQYIVVQRKRNKVIVTQLEHHNTLITIPRPAKWKIAEAISVRQGRHEIPLVALTPHAIAFHTDTNMASTGAVKYVVEYNPNRHFEYALKILSNVDKVAANTQVMVGVEGKNLRKIKMDNVQLVLSAWMVKRNSPVIKPKDGFITLSPTQYMKTESVEVLKRGETISGEFPLRIPSTAEAGDVVWLKGELVSQQGKKVTTHATQSVLQVDSPFAVAVKTESKSIDSGEWTTVLVSIKNNFTEKIKGQLHLNIPDNWKGKKRKVVKLKPREEKKIALEVKPPQIQAVEKHKISASFQVRKNVTRTKVEKIEVSPVWRVISFEGPRVLVRGKKNTGQLRLITFSKKNAFGTIELKPSAGLLLSQTRFPLKVADGGEQIIRFDVTATQKGEQEIKVVFEYGKKKHTEIMKYPVIVPGEALVLRGDWMNCGDDNIIMSNEEVEVQLQSDLGGRIMAFYHRDSNANMLYQNYPTVKKIPESKDWIEYGGVNDWFPSGWPGFVWNDDWEVEVVKEKGEKIIVAMKTRTQNGLELERRMILPSAGRQLQLDYSVRNLTDVNRKYLWFNHPDLAPGPYNFAGDDHRIIIPVADPENDERTLILEEKFNAKIGKDDYEPNEGWVVALDTRSKGYFMQKFNVSQMNRIGVWQDAIFYTMELLSKEEKVKAGESKTFTIFYIVGNKNWEEDL, from the coding sequence ATGAGGAAATCTTTACCCTTTGCGTTATTTTTTTTATTAATTTTGTTGGGCAACCTGACGTTTTTGCAGGAAGGTGAAGCACGTTCGTTAGCTATTTTTGATGTGCAACATACTTCGACTGAAAAATGGCGTGATACTTGGGACAATGGTGTACCGAGTGGGGCTAAATTTGAGATCAAAGACGGGATTGCCCATATCGTTGGTACTGAGCGGGAAAAAAATTACGGCGTTGTCTATCGTTATGTTGATTGGAATCTTGATAAATATCCCTTTTTAGAAATTAATGTCACAGGTTGTACACCGAATGCCGATTGGTTTTTATTGATTGAAAACCATGATTTGACAAATGGTTACCTTAAACTTCAGGAAGACAATCATCAAATTGGAAAATTTGCCTATAATGTACGTGAAGCCACCGGTTTGAAGGGTGTCCGGCGTGTTCGGATTGAGATCGGGATTACGACAGGAGAGCGTCCGGGGAATATTGATTTATCCATGAAAATGTCAGGTCTTAAATTTGTTTCTTCATCTCGCGGTAAAATTATTGAAATTGATTCACAAATAGAAATGGATAGTGATGTTACACTTCAGACTGAACTGTTGGGATGGGAAAATCGCTGGAAAAGCGGCCAGAGCTCCGGAGCATTTCTTTCAAAACAATCAGGTGGAAAACTGCGGATAACCGGAGAAAATAAAACTAAAGAATATGGTAGTGTGTTTAAAGAACTGGAAATTGATTTTTCGCAATACTCGAAATTGGAAGTGGTCGTTTTTGAATTAAATGCAAGTTTGTATATGGTTTTGGAAGGCAAACAATTTCGCGGGGGATATTATCGTATCAAGCCGGAGATCAATAAACCGGGAAGTTATATTTTTGATTTTTCGGAAGATTTGGGATATTTAAAAGGTGAGCAGAAATTTATTTTCACGCTGGGTGTTACTACCGGGAATCCCGCCATCCCCGTTAAAGATTACCGGGCTGATTTTTATTCGGTTAAATTCATAGGGAAAAAAAATATTAAACTGGTCGCAGGGATTATTCCTTCGCAATTGATTCAACCACCACCTCCTTTGGTGATGCCTCAGGCAATCAGTAAAACAAATCTTGCGGCCTGTTTTACCGGCAGCAAAGGTTATTTGGATCAAGGTGGAATTATTAAGCTTTTTGGACAAAAATATCGCGTATCCAAATTGCGAGAGGATAAGAGTTCCCCGGAAATCAAGGAAGATGATAAAATGATTACCATCGAGAACAACTGTTATCAGGTTGTTTTAGATCGGGCGACGGGCACATTTCAATCCATTCAAGACAAAACAAATAAATCTGAAGTTTCCATGGGCAGCGAGCATTCCTATCTTTGGCGTGTGATGTTCAAAAAAGGTGACTTTCAAAATGCCAAGGAATTTTTATCTTCCCGGAATTCAGGATTTTCCTATAAATGGCTTGATGAAAAAAACACCTTAAAAATGGTTTATCGTTCCGGAAAATCAATTATGACATTTTTTTTGGTTTTTAGTGATCATAATTATTTTGATCTCACGGCAACATTTCAGAATAATGGAAGAAAAATTGTGACGGCAGTGGATATTCCCCGTATTTGTCTGGATTATCGAAAATTGGAATATTTGTATCTTCCGTATGCCATGGGTGTAAGATTTAATCAGAAGTTTTTTAAAGGAAAACGGCAATGGAAAACCACCTATCCACTATTGTTTTCTGATTTTGTGAATTGGTCCTTGGATGATGGCGGTAAATTTTCTTCATATTTGTTATGGCGGGATCAACCCATTAAACCTACCAGGATTAACATTGGATATTCCCCGGCCAAAGGGGAGTGTGGTATTTATGAACACGGTTGGGCAACGTATATCAAACCGGGGGATGCTTGGGCGAGTCAGCCGCTGCGCATGGTTGTGGGTGAAAAAATTGAGCAGGCACTCAAACGGTATCGACATGAAAATGGTTTGGATCAAACATCGCGCTTGGTTGACAAATTAGGTAAAAGTCTTTTTGACAAAGTGCGTAAGGGTGTTTTATTGAAGATATCACTTGATATGAATCGTGATTTTGACCATGTTGCTTCCTATTTTAAGGAATTACCCTACGGCACTATCGTACATTATGTGACATGGTGGCTGGAGGGATTTGACAAGCATATGCCGGATTTTTGGCCGGTGAATCCCACCTTCGGGACTAATCAGGATTTTAAAAAAAACATTGCCTTGGCAAAAAAACATGACCTTGTTTTAATGCCATATACCAATAATACTTTTTGGAATGTCAGCCCCACCTTATCGCGTTCGGGAGGACCCAAAGCGGTTGCCAGTAAAAATTTTAAAAATGAAGCGGTTTTTGAGGTTTACGCTTCGGGTGGCAAAGGGTGGGCAACGTCACCGCGACATCCTGCTGTACGACGGGCCGGAGATCGCATTGCTGAAAAGTTTTTTAATGAGTATAAAATTGATATGCTGTTCTTAGATCAGATTGGCGCCCGTTTCATTGATTATGATATGAATTCGAGTTTGAGGCATCCCAACGATTATGCGCAGGGCTGGTACGAAAATTGTTTTGAAAATGTTAAGTCAGGACCCCTGCTGACGGAACAGGGCTATGACCGGATCGTCCCTTTGATGAGCGCATTTTGCGGCATGGCATCTTACACCTTTCCCAAAAGTCTGGATTACAATATTTGGTGGGGTGAGGGTTCGTGGGAGTATTTTCCCATAGCGCAATATCTTAGTCATGAAAACGTATTGTATTATCACCATAATCTTGCGCATGAAGTGTTCTGCGATAGTCATGAAAAAATCACGTTTTATTTGGCCCATGGATACAATATGTTTAATGGACGCTGGGTATCAGAATGGCATGATCAAAAAAAATGGTTTCAACTGGCGGATCAATTACAAAAACACGTGGTTTCGAAATATGTAGGAAAACCATTGCTGAATTACGAGCAGATTCGATCCCATCATTTGATATGGTCGGCATATCCTGATCTGGGGATTTTAGCCAATCTTTCTGAACTTGATGAATACCCGGTACTAAATCATACGGTCGCTAGAAATGGATTTATTGCGACTGACAGAAAAGGCACTTTTTTAGCAGGACGTTTCACCCGTCTGTACGGGTTTGATCTTGGAGAACCTCAATACATTGTGGTTCAACGAAAGCGGAATAAAGTGATTGTCACGCAATTGGAACATCACAATACGCTTATTACGATTCCTCGGCCTGCAAAATGGAAAATAGCCGAGGCGATTTCCGTGCGGCAAGGACGGCATGAAATTCCATTGGTTGCGCTCACACCACATGCGATTGCTTTTCATACGGATACCAACATGGCCAGTACGGGCGCGGTAAAGTATGTTGTTGAATACAATCCGAACCGGCATTTTGAGTATGCTTTGAAAATTCTTTCTAATGTTGATAAGGTTGCAGCCAATACGCAGGTGATGGTGGGGGTGGAGGGGAAAAATTTAAGGAAAATAAAAATGGATAATGTACAACTCGTTCTCTCGGCCTGGATGGTTAAAAGAAATTCTCCGGTGATAAAGCCCAAAGATGGTTTTATTACTTTGTCCCCTACGCAATATATGAAAACCGAATCAGTTGAGGTATTGAAGCGGGGAGAGACCATTTCAGGGGAGTTTCCTTTGCGGATTCCTTCGACAGCTGAAGCGGGTGATGTTGTGTGGTTGAAAGGTGAGTTGGTAAGTCAACAAGGAAAAAAAGTAACGACGCATGCAACACAGAGTGTTTTACAGGTTGATTCGCCTTTTGCAGTCGCGGTAAAAACCGAGAGTAAGAGCATTGACAGCGGTGAGTGGACAACTGTCTTGGTCAGCATCAAAAACAACTTTACTGAAAAAATCAAGGGACAGCTTCACTTAAACATACCTGATAATTGGAAGGGCAAAAAAAGAAAAGTGGTGAAATTAAAACCGCGTGAAGAGAAAAAAATTGCTTTGGAGGTTAAGCCGCCGCAGATTCAAGCAGTTGAAAAGCATAAAATCTCGGCATCGTTTCAAGTGCGGAAAAATGTTACCCGTACCAAGGTGGAAAAAATCGAAGTTTCGCCGGTCTGGCGTGTCATTTCATTTGAAGGACCTCGGGTTTTAGTGCGCGGGAAAAAGAATACCGGACAATTGCGGCTGATTACTTTCAGTAAAAAAAATGCATTTGGGACAATAGAGTTAAAACCCTCGGCAGGACTTTTGCTTAGTCAGACCAGGTTTCCTTTGAAAGTGGCTGACGGCGGCGAACAAATTATTCGATTTGATGTTACCGCCACCCAGAAGGGCGAGCAGGAGATTAAGGTTGTTTTTGAATATGGCAAGAAAAAGCATACGGAAATAATGAAATATCCAGTGATTGTACCCGGCGAAGCACTTGTTTTGCGTGGTGATTGGATGAATTGCGGCGATGACAATATTATTATGTCCAACGAAGAGGTGGAGGTGCAATTACAAAGTGATCTTGGCGGCAGGATCATGGCGTTTTATCACCGTGATTCCAACGCCAATATGCTTTATCAGAATTATCCGACAGTGAAAAAAATACCCGAATCAAAAGATTGGATAGAATATGGCGGAGTAAATGATTGGTTCCCCAGTGGATGGCCTGGTTTTGTATGGAATGATGACTGGGAAGTGGAGGTTGTGAAGGAAAAAGGTGAAAAAATTATTGTGGCGATGAAGACTCGGACGCAGAATGGACTGGAGTTGGAAAGGCGGATGATATTACCTTCCGCCGGGCGTCAATTACAACTGGATTATTCAGTTAGAAATTTAACGGATGTCAATCGGAAATATTTGTGGTTTAATCATCCGGATCTTGCGCCGGGACCCTACAATTTTGCCGGTGACGATCATCGGATTATTATTCCAGTAGCTGATCCTGAAAATGATGAGCGTACATTGATCCTTGAGGAGAAATTTAATGCTAAAATCGGTAAGGATGATTATGAACCGAATGAGGGTTGGGTCGTGGCGTTGGATACCCGGAGCAAGGGCTATTTTATGCAGAAATTTAACGTATCTCAGATGAACCGGATCGGTGTCTGGCAGGATGCGATATTCTATACGATGGAGCTTTTAAGCAAGGAAGAAAAAGTAAAGGCCGGCGAGAGTAAAACATTCACGATTTTCTATATTGTCGGCAATAAAAACTGGGAGGAAGATTTATGA
- a CDS encoding carbohydrate ABC transporter permease, translating to MKIRRKTLANIPVHMVLIFWTLVSIFPLVWMFASSLKEQNEVFSNISIIPHAWKFINYVTAWKVGSFGIYFFNSVFYTAVTLIFALFLASMAAYVFARYKFLGRNVLYFMFIGSLMIPIPGAFIPLYILLIKMGLADTRLGLILPYTNAALALAIFILKTFFENIPKEIEEAAVIDGCNKFDLYWRIFLPLAKPAMATVSIFTVLAVWNEFLLALIVINNRALMPIQRGIMVFQGEHLTDYPLLMAGLTIATIPLLIIYFFLSKYILKGITAGAVKG from the coding sequence TATATTTCCTTTGGTGTGGATGTTCGCTTCTTCGCTGAAAGAACAAAACGAGGTTTTTTCCAATATTTCTATTATACCCCATGCCTGGAAATTTATAAATTATGTGACTGCCTGGAAAGTCGGGTCTTTTGGAATTTATTTTTTTAACAGCGTTTTTTATACAGCAGTTACATTGATATTTGCACTGTTTTTAGCGTCCATGGCGGCTTATGTTTTTGCCCGGTACAAATTTCTTGGCCGCAATGTGCTTTATTTTATGTTTATCGGATCCCTCATGATTCCCATTCCGGGAGCATTTATTCCATTGTATATTTTGCTTATTAAAATGGGTCTTGCAGATACGCGTCTGGGATTGATTTTGCCGTATACCAATGCAGCATTGGCTTTGGCTATTTTTATTTTAAAAACTTTTTTTGAAAATATTCCTAAAGAAATTGAGGAAGCGGCGGTTATTGACGGCTGCAACAAATTTGATTTATATTGGCGGATATTTTTGCCTCTGGCCAAACCGGCCATGGCAACTGTTTCGATTTTTACGGTTCTGGCTGTGTGGAATGAATTTTTGTTGGCTTTGATTGTCATTAATAACCGTGCACTGATGCCGATTCAGCGCGGTATTATGGTGTTTCAGGGCGAGCATCTGACGGATTATCCATTGCTCATGGCCGGACTTACCATCGCGACTATTCCACTATTAATTATCTACTTTTTCTTGTCCAAATACATTTTGAAAGGCATTACAGCCGGGGCGGTAAAAGGCTAG